One window of the Osmerus mordax isolate fOsmMor3 chromosome 2, fOsmMor3.pri, whole genome shotgun sequence genome contains the following:
- the LOC136932631 gene encoding bromodomain adjacent to zinc finger domain protein 2B isoform X1 produces MKGLAQGTSEGKQDVHPEKTPDSQSGLSKKHRRDGPFSRCLSSQAGPLPSAAAQAAGPLFQSPRSREAQQQHTSVIQATGLAVISRALPLSSHTHRESPCVPPRASPKHSSSSSPKHNSVSSSPKPLSLCTSPKPLSVASSPKPPSLSPSPKPPTLSPSHQPTRSRTSSPKPLALAGRSRGGSKGYSDDMMSHINSFRIHPPFLSQEHFKQAFPLSLKKQDSFKNQRKMAPSSSSSSSSSSSLPPPRLSPETLASHKLTSSLHASHSNLFLANPLLIHHHQQPPNGVIHSSVQEAPLALITRPRGQSSRPPSRPLLAATSPHFSMPINLSTGTKEASAGSVSQASTSPGLAHRPRKNKTPKALHARKPLLHAPLAPSLHAPLATSLVELVRGTESDIPSSKDSDDSLGDEDEDEDDEDDSDDSLSESDSNLESDSDGSEDELKEREAPDRKLSRASATSSSSLLLNATSSSSLLNASSGLSASCSPLNLQVARPLSLAPPTTVTSAGGALAFHAPPSSSHTLTTPPGSGKRRRVTDERELRLPLEFGWQRETRIRSVAGRLQGEVAYYAPCGKKLRQYPDVMKYISRNGIADITRDNFSFSTKIKVGDFYEAREGPQGLQWSLLTEEEIVPRIIAMDGRRGRQPNPDLPGAVESPPARRRKGRSLNAGEDFPGASDAKLLRKLEAQEIARQAAQIKMMRKLEKQALARAAKEARRQQAVMAAEDRRKRKEQMKILKQQEKIKRIQQIRMEKELRAQQILEDKEMRRQQAVLLKHQELERHRLDMERERRRQHMMLIKAMDARKKAEERERLKQEKKDEKRLNKERKLELRRLELEMAKELKKPNEDMCLADQKPLPELSRVSGLVLPGSTFSDCLMVIQFLRSFGKVLGLDVSAQVPPLSVLQEGLLNIGPAAARVQDLLVRMLSSAVCDPGLPPGHRTKTALGDHLTNVGINRDNVSEILQIFMEAHCDQQSELLPLAFSLKTRAFQAHTPAQKASILGFLVNELSCSKSVVSEIDKNIDHMTNLRKDKWFLEGNLRKLRVVHAKKTGKRDSSVGGEEGPGLGTPTPGRKRKRKAADSEEEEEEDEDSEEQGDEDEEEEEEGGGGKRGKKVETCEEEDDGDQTASVEELEKQLEKLTRQQSQIRRKLFESSHSLRSMMFGQDRYKRRYWVLPQCGGIFVEGMDSGEGPEELEKERQRSRKEVQVKEEQLEELEEKPGACSLELGSPRDTATPENQPDKDSLNLFLQKPGSFSKLSQLLEVAKMSPDSDSHSHSHGSSPAKPSTSVSSPVHASAQTTLPSSPSASASSLPGAEARLEPGSLHGAPYLSPGRQPASPQQPLLPSDQLLRVLTEKSGHWFSLLPRSPCDGSSVTSPGSTPSAPPSSSPPQPATLPRSPSALSPTPQAPSIAASPGNPTAAISPFGFTSLQQLKSGLLMGLPFCGWPSGVMSPGLAFPGSPLNPLLGAAAYQPGEGGQGNPFLAPSISTSKSESPGPLGEKPPSAPSPAVELARNQDHASPLPIPEEMLCGWWRVSDLEELRGLVKALHSRGVREKALQKQIQKHMEHMAQACARNRDVCVIDERDLDQKEVNVETVESWCVEEQAMEVDISALQQVEEMERKVTSASLQVKGWMYPEPQSEREDLVYHEHKPWSCPGPGLGPEARQEQGELGGRARRPNNPLDIAAARLAELERNIERRYLKSPLSTTIQIRVDHVGTVTVPAPAPSSSGDGEGGEEELAPGMKTWRRALSEVSSAAQLALCLQQLHRSIAWERSIMKVYCQMCRKGDNEELLLLCDGCDKGCHTYCHKPKITTIPSGDWFCPACIAKASGQFPKSKKQKSRVAAGGGGGAGAGGGAGGGAGAVKRGSSEVKRSRKTSVAGEVSEDEGASTCCGGSGTPRKGSKESKKRRGESPPTNPPSQDSPASWGKKAKMAKDNNNSKDLNLCRVLLAELEGHQDAWPFLIPVNPKSVPGYKKVIRKPMDFSTIREKLVNNLYLNLETFIIDVNLVFDNCEKFNEDNSDIGRAGHSMRRFFERRWPELLRQII; encoded by the exons ATGaag gGTCTGGCCCAGGGCACGTCTGAGGGGAAGCAGGATGTCCACCCTGAGAAGACCCCAGACAGCCAGAGCGGGCTGTCTAAGAAGCACCGGAGAGATGGCCCCTTCTCGCGCTGCCTGTCCTCCCAGGCCGGCCCTCTCCCCTCGGCCGCGGCCCAGGCGGCGGGGCCCCTCTTCCAGAGCCCCAGGAGCAGGGaggcacagcagcagcacaccaGCGTCATCCAGGCCACGGGGCTGGCTGTCATCAGCAgagccctccctctgtcctcacacacacacagagagagcccCTGTGTGCCCCCCCGGGCCTCCCCCaagcactcctcctcctcttcacccaaACACAACTCAGTCTCTTCTTCCCCcaagcccctctccctctgcacttCACCCAAACCTCTGTCTGTTGCCTCCTCTCccaagcctccctccctctcgccctctcccaAACCGCCGacgctctccccctcacaccagcccacCAGGTCCCGTACCTCCTCCCCCAAACCCCTGGCTTTGGCGGGGCGCAGCAGGGGCGGCAGCAAGGGCTACTCTGACGACATGATGTCACACATCAACAGCTTCAGAATACACCCG CCCTTCCTCTCCCAGGAGCACTTCAAACAGGCCTTCCCTCTGTCGCTGAAGAAGCAGGACTCGTTCAAGAACCAGAGGAAGatggccccctcctcctcttcctcctcctcctcctcctcctccttacctcCCCCCAGGCTGTCTCCAGAGACCCTGGCCAGTCACAAACTGACGTCCTCACTTCACGCCAGCCACTCCAACCTGTTCCTGGCCAACCCTCTGCTgatccaccaccaccagcagcccCCCAACGGTGTGATCCACAGCTCGGTCCAGGAGGCCCCCCTGGCCCTCATCACCAGGCCCCGCGGCCAGAGCTCCAGGCCCCCCAGCAGGCCCCTGCTGGCCGCCACCAGCCCCCACTTCTCCATGCCCATCAACCTGAGCACCGGGACCAAGGAGGCATCGGCGGGTTCTGTGTCCCAGGCCTCCACCTCACCCGGCCTGGCCCACAGGCCCAGGAAGAACAAGACCCCCAAGGCTCTCCACGCCAGGAAGCCCCTCCTCcacgcccccctggccccctccctccacgccCCCCTGGCCACCTCCCTGGTGGAGCTGGTCAGGGGCACCGAGTCTGACATCCCCAGCAGCAAGGACTCGGACGACTCCTTAGGGGACGAGGAcgaagatgaggatgatgaggatgactcGGACGACAGTCTGTCGG agTCTGACAGTAATCTGGAGAGCGACTCCGACGGCTCTGAAGACGAGTTGAAGGAGCGCGAGGCCCCAGACAGGAAACTCTCCAGAGCAtccgccacctcctcctcctccttgctcctcaacgccacctcctcctcctcgctcctcaaCGCCTCCTCAGGCCTGTCGGCCAGCTGCTCCCCTCTCAACCTCCAGGTGGCCAGGCCCCTCAGCTTGGCCCCTCCCACCACGGTGACCAGCGCTGGGGGCGCCCTGGCCTTccacgcccccccctcctcgtcccaCACTCTGACCACTCCACCAG ggtcagggaagaggaggagggtgacagACGAGAGAGAGCTGCGATTACCTCTGGAGTTTGG gtggcagagagagacccGCATCAGGAGCGTGGCGGGGCGTCTCCAGGGCGAGGTGGCCTACTACGCCCCCTGTGGGAAGAAGCTGCGTCAGTACCCCGACGTCATGAAG TATATATCCAGAAATGGAATAGCTGACATCACACGTGATAATTTTAGCTTCAGTACAAAAATAAAAGTTGGTGACTTCTATGAAGCCAGAGAAGGACCTCAG GGTTTACAGTGGAGCCTGCTGACAGAGGAGGAGATCGTTCCTCGCATCATAGCGATGGACGGGAGGCGAGGCCGCCAGCCCAACCCCGACCTCCCGGGGGCGGTGGAGAGCCCCCCGGCCCGGCGCCGGAAGGGACGCTCCCTGAACGCCGGCGAGGACTTCCCAGGCGCCTCCGATGCCAAACTTCTACGCAAACTGGAAGCTCAAG AGATCGCACGACAGGCAGCTCAGATCAAGATGATGAGGAAGCTGGAGAAGCAGGCTCTGGCACGGGCAGCGAAGGAGGCCCGCCGGCAGCAGG CTGTCATGGCCgcggaggacaggaggaaacgGAAGGAGCAGATGAAGATTCTGAAGCAGCAG GAGAAGATCAAGCGCATTCAGCAAATTCGAATGGAGAAAGAACTCCGTGCACAGCAGATTCTCGAG GATAAGGAGATGCGCAGACAGCAGGCGGTTTTATTAAAGCACCAG GAGTTGGAGAGGCATAGACTAGATATG GAGCGGGAGAGACGGCGACAGCACATGATGCTGATCAAAGCCATGGACGCTCGTAAGAAGGCAGAG GAGAGGGAGCGCCTGAAGCAGGAGAAGAAAGATGAGAAACGCTTAAACAAGGAGAGGAAACTGGAGCTCAGGAGACTGGAACTGGAGATGGCCAAGGAGCTGAAGAAACCAAACGAAGACATGTGCTTAGCGGATCAGAAG CCGCTGCCAGAGTTGTCCCGGGTCTCGGGCCTGGTGCTCCCAGGCAGCACGTTCTCAGACTGCCTCATGGTGATCCAGTTCCTGCGCAGCTTCGGCAAGGTGCTGGGCCTGGACGTGAGCGCCCAGGTGCCCCCTCTGAGCGTGCTCCAGGAGGGGCTGCTCAACATCGGCCCCGCCGCCGCCCGCGTGCAGGACCTGCTGGTGCGCATGCTCTCCTCCGCCGTGTGTGACCCGGGACTGCCCCCCGGACACCgg accaaGACGGCCCTGGGGGATCACCTGACTAACGTGGGCATCAACAGGGACAACGTGTCTGAGATCCTGCAGATCTTCATGGAGGCTCACTGTGACCAGCAGTCAGAGCTGCTGCCTCTGGCCTTCAGCCTGAAGACCAGGGCCTTCCAGGCCCACACGCCCGCCCAGAAGGCCTCCATCCTGGGCTTCCTGGTCAACGAGCTGTCCTGCAGCAAGAGCGTGGTCAG TGAGATTGACAAAAACATTGACCACATGACCAATCTGAGAAAGGACAAGTGGTTCCTCGAAGGAAATCTACGCAA ACTGAGAGTCGTCCACGCCAAGAAGACAGGGAAACGCGACAGCagcgtggggggggaggagggtccgGGCCtgggcacccccacccccggacGCAAGCGCAAGAGGAAAGCTGCtgacagtgaggaggaggaggaagaagacgaGGACAGCGAGGAGCAGGGcgacgaggacgaggaagaggaggaggagggcggcggCGGAAAGAGGGGGAAGAAGGTGGAGacctgtgaggaggag gacgACGGCGACCAGACGGCCagcgtggaggagctggagaaacaGTTAGAGAAGCTGACCAGG CAGCAGAGCCAGATCCGGAGGAAGCTGTTTGAGTCGTCCCACTCCCTGCGCTCCATGATGTTTGGCCAGGACCGCTACAAGAGGCGCTACTGGGTTCTGCCCCAGTGTGGGGGAATCTTTGTGGAGGGCATGGACAGTGGAGAAG gcccagaggagctggagaaggagaggcagaggagcaggaaggaggtgcaggtgaaggaggagcagctggaggagttggaggagaaGCCTGGAGCCTGTAGTCTGGAGCTGGGCTCCCCCAGAGACACAGCCACCCCAGAGAACCAGCCGGACAAGGACTCCCTCAACCTGTTCCTCCAGAAGCCAGGCTCCTTCTCCAAGCTCAGCCAGCTCCTGGAGGTGGCCAAGATGTCCCCGGACTCTGACAGCCACTCCCACAGCCACGGCAGCAGTCCTGCCAAACCCTCCACCTCTGTGTCCTCCCCAGTCCACGCCAGCGCTCAGACCACACTACCCAGCAGCCCCTccgcctccgcctcctccctgccGGGCGCGGAGGCCAGGCTGGAGCCAGGCTCCCTCCACGGCGCCCCCTACCTCAGCCCGGGGAGGCAGCCCGCCAGCCCCCAGCAGCCTCTGCTGCCCAGCGACCAGCTGCTCCGGGTGCTGACGGAGAAGAGTGGACACTGGTTCAGCCTGCTGCCGCGGTCGCCCTGCGACGGCTCCTCCGTCACCTCCCCTGGGTCCACCCCCtcggccccgccctcctcctcccccccacagccCGCCACCCTGCCCAGGTCCCCTTCGGCgctgtcccccaccccccaggccccctctaTAGCAGCCAGCCCCGGGAACCCCACGGCTGCTATCAGCCCTTTCGGGTTCACCTCTCTTCAG CAGTTGAAGTCTGGCCTTCTGATGGGGCTGCCGTTCTGCGGCTGGCCCAGCGGGGTGATGAGTCCTGGGCTGGCCTTCCCTGGCAGCCCCCTGAACCCCCTCCTGGGCGCCGCAGCCTACCAGcccggggaggggggacagggcaACCCCTTCCTGGCCCCCAGCATCTCCACCAGCAAGAGCGAGTCCCCAGGGCCCCTGGGAGAGAAGCCCCCCTCAGCCCCGTCTCCCGCGGTGGAGCTGGCCAGGAACCAGGACCACGCCAGCCCCCTGCCCATCCCAGAGG agatgcTGTGTGGCTGGTGGAGGGTGTCCGACCTGGAGGAGCTGCGGGGCCTGGTGAAGGCTCTTCACAGCCGGGGCGTCAGAGAGAAGGCCCTGCAGAAACAGATCCAGAAGCATATGGAGCACATGGCCCAGGCCTGCGCCAGGAACAGAGATG tgtgtgtgatagacGAGAGGGATCTGGACCAGAAGGAGGTGAACGTGGAGACTGTGgagagctggtgtgtggaggagcaggCCATGGAGGTGGACATCTCCGCCctgcagcaggtggaggagatggagaggaaggtgaCCTCCGCCAGCCTGCAGGTCAAG ggctgGATGTACCCTGAGCCCCAGTCAGAGCGGGAGGATCTGGTCTACCATGAACACAAGCCCTGGtcctgtcctggtcctggtctgggtcccGAGGCCcgccaggagcagggagagctgGGAGGCCGGGCACGGCGGCCCAACAACCCCCTAGATATAGCTGCTGCCAGGCTGGCAGAACTGGAGAGGAACATAGAGCGAAGGTACCTGAAGAGCCCCTTAAGCACCACCATTCAGATCCGTGTGGATCATGTGGGCACGGTCACTGTGCCCGCGCCCGCACCATCCAGTAGTGGTGATGGTGAAGG GGGCGAGGAGGAGCTGGCCCCGGGCATGAAGACGTGGCGCCGGGCGCTGAGCGAGGTGAGCAGCGCCGCCCagctggctctctgtctccagcAGCTGCACCGCTCCATCGCCTGGGAGAGGTCCATCATGAAGGTG TACTGCCAAATGTGTCGCAAAGGGGATAATGAGGAGCTGCTGTTGCTGTGTGACGGCTGTGACAAAGGCTGTCACACATACTGCCATAAACCTAAGATCACCACCATACCTTCCGGTGACTGGTTCTGTCCTGCTTGCATAGCGAAG GCGAGCGGCCAGTTCCCCAAGAGCAAGAAGCAGAAGAGCCGCGTagctgctgggggaggaggaggagcaggagcaggaggaggagcaggaggaggagcaggagcggTGAAGAGAGGAAGCAGCGAGGTGAAGCGGAGCAGGAAAACGTCCGTGGCGGGGGAGGTGTCTGAGGACGAGGGGGCCAGTACCTGCTGCGGGGGCAGCGGCACGCCCAGGAAAGGGAGCAAGGAAtccaagaagaggaggggggagagcccccccaccaacccccccagcCAGGACAGCCCGGCCTCCTGGGGGAAGAAAGCCAAAATGGccaaagacaacaacaacagcaaggaCCTCAACTTGTGCAG GGTGCTGCTGGCTGAGCTGGAGGGCCACCAGGATGCCTGGCCCTTCCTCATCCCCGTAAACCCCAAATCTGTCCCTGGATACAAGAAGGTGATCAGGAAACCCATGGATTTCTCCACCATCAGAGAGAAGCTGGTCAACAACCT GTACCTGAACCTGGAGACGTTTATCATAGACGTCAACCTGGTTTTTGATAATTGTGAGAAGTTCAATGAAGACAACTCTGACATTGGAAGAGCGGGCCACAGCATGAGGAGGTTCTTTGAGAGGAGATGGCCTGAGCTGCTGAGGCAGATCATCTAG